The window TGGCTGaccagtctgaaatgcatctaataaccaacaagaaacgttgtagatcaaagaagtccaatgacaaagaactgaagaaggaaataaaagaagttcgtaagaatttatccacactgacttctatagtctctAGGATGGATAACACAATTAGAAAGCAATCATTGGAGCtgtctgaaatgaagcagatgctgaagagattggtccaggtaaactttgttttcataaagtatttcgtttattagttgtttaaataaacgatcgtttaactaaaATATCTTATCGCCTATCAAATTTCaatgatcgtttatcaaagttacacgatcgtttagataggaTACATCATCATTTACTGTtatgtacacgatcatttaacaatcggttttttattttattttcatttttatttgtttattataattaaaatcaaaatcaagggaatgatcatactcatcaaaatgaaaatgatgatcATCATAATAGAGAAGAACTGATCACCAATAACCAACCATATGTTGAAGAATAACATATTGAAGAACTTAACgtggaaacccaaaggttaacatttcattcattgtttactgctttatattgttaaaaattgcttacattctaaaaaagtaacaattgtattttttttcttattctcgtttttttctcattttgtttaggaaaCAAAAAACAACTTCACTTGAACATCAAGAAGAATCTGGTAGTGACATTAACATAGAcggtagggatgcagacttgtTATTGACTATAAGAGATTTGTCGGATAATGTAAATGctcaaagtcagaaagaaaaagacctgccataaatgattactacccttccacttaTGAGCCAACCTCTTTCACTTTGAGAGATACTACCATCATCAAGTACTACTCTCAAACAACTTGCaatggctccattggatcaaactgtacaaattcatgaagtgccaccatcaatttcaaaTGTAAATGAAGAATGTCAATTGGTACATACACAACAATCtcctttgaattaagagtttgtttcttatctaatattatgcattgtaggaaatacaaaaaaatgatcaagcagttactttggtggagataaaaaaagaaaatgaacaagtaacTGAGGATCAAACAATTGGAAATGTGCAACAATCTACTTCAattgaaaaaatagaatctcaattggtatgtatacacaacaaatgtgtagtcctttaaattaagagtttgttacttgtctaatatcatacattacacgaaagaccaaaacaacaggttgagattcaaaaaaatgatgaagcagttactttggttgaaaatgaaccGGTAACAGACAAAGAAAGTTCTACAATTGGTTTAGAATCTATattggtatgtatataaaagaactctgaagtactttgcatcaatcattattgttttttattttttctttagataacaacattgtgcattataggaaataagtggacaacaaaaaccaatgaaaagaaggaagctatgtaaaatagcagaTAAAAAGGTGTCCGATAaagatcaataagttaatccacccacaacatctactgaGGTCATATCAGAACCTACAATAGCTGTCCCAAGTGGGCTAtctaaaaaaaggaaaacaaagcCCTTTTGATCGGCCACCCCCAATAGTTTTTTCCCTACTAACTATATTCTAAAACGCACAcccattttaatttaataataattataaaaatccTATATGATTATAATGGGAATTCTCTTATCTATACTATAGCGATTCTACCAACGCCATATCATCACCTATGTCATCTTAAAGTATGAGTTTTTAGATCAATTAATTAAAACCAATATTAGTGTAACAAATCTAtcttatattaattaatatatttttttaattagactAAAACGTGGGCCAGAATTCACCACCCAACTAACTAAATAAACCCtaatcttctttcatctctattttattttattaaattaaattaaacaatttCCAAAATTTTGTCCTTCTCCTCTTGACACCTCCCATCACTCTCAATATGATGTGTTAGTTTTATAATGGAACGAAGACCAAAATATACTTTTTATTCAAATTGAGATTTCTTTCTTTAtggttttttaaattttataaaatacattcttaattttgaaaattgattttaaatactAATCGATGttattaactttttaaaatatcaactcAATTATACAAAATTGATCTTTAATTAGTCAATTGAAAcgatttagatttttttttcaaaatcgaaggttaaaaaattatttgataaaTAACAAGAtcataaaaattaaacttataaatGATAATTTTACTACAAATCATTTGCTTAGTTGTCTATTATTTACATACGTTTTGAAAAACAAAGTCAAATTTtggtaaaagaaaatatttaaaattttaatttgtgtttttaGAACTTGTCTAGAATTTttaagaaattataaaaaaaaaattaatttgcaaatgttaaaaagtaaaataaaataaagttatagatttaaaaattgatttgatttttaaatacACTAAcatgaaataaataataaatcaataaatTCATAGAATAGAATAGGTGTTTCAAGtatttgaaaacaaaagaaaaaacactttCAATAAAAAACATATCTACCaacaaaaaaaactaaactatttctatcaaaatattataaattaaaataaatagggattaatctcaaattttcaagtttagaagtgtattttgcaaaaaaaaaaaagaaaaggaaaggaaaaaagaaaaaaagaaatcgtTCAATTCAAAGTCGCCTCGTTGGAGAATCTTCTTCGAATGTCTCTCCCGTGGCACGGCGACtattttgaaattcaaactcGGCGTCTACTAGAATCAACGTGCCAGGCCGGCCCGGCTGAACCGGCCGTCCTTTTTAGTCAACGTCTCCAATTCAGTAGGTCCCATCCGGTTCACGCGCCCCATAAATCCGAATTAGtaatttatttaaagaaaaggaaaaaactttttcttcttttttctttcttttaaaaactTTATCCGTATTGGAGCGGGGAATGGGCCCAAATTTCCAACTCAAAATGGTCACTGACACTGTCAATAAGTGTTCTAATAGAATCATGCCACGTGTCGTGCCAGTTCATTAGATGGAGGCGCGTGGCCACGCTTGTGTGAAACCGCGTGCCATATTTGTACTGAAATTTCGGTGCGTGTTAAAAAGCCCCTTTTTTTTCCTTCGACTTCTTCGTTTCCACAAGCCCCATTTTCTTTACTTttcctctctctttctctcccATTCTCTGTTTCAGTCAGATCTGAGGCTATGTCTACCGGAACGGCGTCCTATTGGTGTTACCGCTGCAGCCGTTTCGTTCGTGCTTGGGCTCAGGACTCCATCACTTGTCCTTACTGTGACGGTGGCTTTGTTGAAGCTATTGAAACCGCTTCTTCTCTTCCGGCGCCCAATCTCCACCGTCGGTTATCTCCGACTGCGATCCATACTGTGGATCAAGATTCGTTTCAGTCTCCTCGTTTGAGTACCCGCCGTAGTCGTCGGAGATTTGGGGATCGGTCGACTTTTAACCCTGTTGTTGTTCTTCGTGGTTCTGCTGATGCCGGGGATGTGGTTGGCGGTGGGGAAAGGAATAGCTTTGATATTTACTATGACGATGGTGCTGGGTCTGGGCTTCGGCCGGTTCCGGCGACCATGTCTGAGTTTTTGATGGGGACTGGGTTCGATCGGTTGCTGGAGCAGTTGGCTCAACTGGAGATAAACGGGTTTGGTAGATCTGAAAATCCGCCGGCGTCAAAAGCTGCAGTGGAATCAATGCCGACGATTGAGATTTTAGAAAGTCATGTGGATTCTGATTCGCACTGCGCCGTGTGTAAAGAAGCCTTTGAAATCGGAACTGAAGCCCGAGAAATGCCGTGTAAGCATATATATCACTCCGATTGCATAATCCCTTGGCTTTCCATGAGAAATTCCTGTCCGGTCTGCCGGCACGAACTACCCTCGGAGCGTGTATCTCCGGCTGGTGGGGTTTCAGATCGGGTTGTTGACGAAGAAACCGTAGGGTTAACGATCTGGAGGCTCCCCGGTGGTGGGTTTGCCGTCGGACGATTCTCCGGCGGAAGATTGGCCGGCGAGAGAGACCCACCGGCTGTGTACACCGAAATGGACGGTGGGTTTAATGCGAACGGAGTTCCAAGAAGGGTTTCGTGGGCTTCGAGAAGAAGCAGGGGAAGAGAGAGCCGTGGAATTGGACGAACATTTCGTAATATATTTTCCTTCTTTGGAAGATTTAGGTCGTCGAGTTCATCTTCTTCCTCGCCTTCAAATGAATCTGAGTCTGTCAGTAGAAGCCATAGCCATTCGAGTTCTTCAGTTTTCAGCAGATACTTACGAAGGCAAAAC is drawn from Cucumis melo cultivar AY chromosome 11, USDA_Cmelo_AY_1.0, whole genome shotgun sequence and contains these coding sequences:
- the LOC103502070 gene encoding E3 ubiquitin-protein ligase RDUF2, translated to MSTGTASYWCYRCSRFVRAWAQDSITCPYCDGGFVEAIETASSLPAPNLHRRLSPTAIHTVDQDSFQSPRLSTRRSRRRFGDRSTFNPVVVLRGSADAGDVVGGGERNSFDIYYDDGAGSGLRPVPATMSEFLMGTGFDRLLEQLAQLEINGFGRSENPPASKAAVESMPTIEILESHVDSDSHCAVCKEAFEIGTEAREMPCKHIYHSDCIIPWLSMRNSCPVCRHELPSERVSPAGGVSDRVVDEETVGLTIWRLPGGGFAVGRFSGGRLAGERDPPAVYTEMDGGFNANGVPRRVSWASRRSRGRESRGIGRTFRNIFSFFGRFRSSSSSSSSPSNESESVSRSHSHSSSSVFSRYLRRQNRAWVLENQNENGRW